The Saccharothrix violaceirubra genome segment CCCGCCTGCTCGCCGACCTCGGCGCCCGCGTGATCAAGGTCGAACGGCCCGACGGCGGCGACTTCGCCCGGCACTTCGACACCGCGTGCGGGTCGACGTCGTCGTACTTCGCGTGGACCAACGTGGGCAAGGAGTCGATCGCGCTGGACCTCAAGCGGCCCGCCGGCCGCGAGGTGCCGGCCCGACTGGTCGAACGGGCCGACGTGGTGCTGTGCAACCTCTCGCCGGGCGCGGCCCGTCGACTCGGTGTGGACGCGGAGACGCTGCGCGCGGCCCGCCCGGACCTGGTGGTCGGCGAACTGTCCGGCTACGGCGAGGGCGGCCCGTACTCGACGCGCAAGGCGTACGACGCGCTCGTGCAGTCCGAGACCGGCCTGGTGGCCCTGACCGGGCAGGGACCGGTGACCGCGCGGGCGGGCATCTCGGTCGCGGACATCTCCGCGGGCGTCCAACTGCACGCCGCCGTGCTGGCCGCGCTGCTGCACCGGCAGCGCACGGGCGAGGGCTGCGTGCTGCGGCTGACCCTGTTCGAGGCGTTGGCCGAGTGGATGCACCAGCCCGCCCTGTACGCCCAAGGCACCGGGACGGCGCCGCCCCGGACCGGCGCGCACCACCCGACCATCGCGCCTTACGGCCCGTACGAGTGCGGCGACGGTCCCGTGCACCTCGCCGTGCAGAACGACGGCCAGTGGCGTCGGCTGTGCGAGGTGGCGGGCCGGCCCGCGCTGGCCGACGACCCGAGATTCGCCACCATCGGGCTACGCGTCGAGCACCGGGCCGCGCTCGACGCGGAACTCGACTTCTCGGCGTGGCGGTCGTCCGACCTGCTCGACGCGCTCGACACCGCCGACGTCCCGGCCGCGTTGACCCGCGACGTCGGCCGGCTCACCGAACACCCGCAGCTCACCGCGCGTGACCGTGTCACATCCGTGTCCGTCCCCGACGGCTCGGTCACCCTTCTGCGCCCGCCGGTCGACTCCACCGCGTGGGACTGGTCGCCGGCGCCCGTGCCGGACCTCGGCGAGCACACCGACCGGGTGTTGGAATGGCTGGGCTACGACCACGCGCGACGCCGGGCGCTCCAGGGGTGAAACACGAGCCGTCGTCCCGACGATTGCGGGGAGGGGACCGCACGGGAGGGCCGATGATCAGCAGGCGCACGGTGCTCACCACGGTGGGCGCGGGCGGTCTCACGGCGGCGGCGGTGCTGGCCGCCGGGCCGATGCCCGCCCTCGACGCCCTGTGGTCCGTGCTCGGCGTCGCCGGTCCCGTCCCGACCCCGAAACGCGCCGTGGTCAAGGTGGACCGCGTGTACTCGCGCTACCGGGGTCGCGAGGTCGACCTCCAGACGATCGTGCCGCCGGGCGTGTCCGCGCGTGGCCTGCCGATGTCGATCCTGCTGCACGGCCTGCACGGCAGCGCCCGCCTCGCGGCCGTGGCGAACCTGCCGGAGGCCCTGGTCACCGCGACGACCCGGGGCATCGTGCCGCCGTTCGGGTTCGTGTCGGTCGACGGCGGCGACAACTACTGGCACGAGAACGTGCCCGGCGACGACCCGATGGCCATGCTGCTCGAAGAGGTGCCGGTGTGGCTGGCCGAACGCGG includes the following:
- a CDS encoding CaiB/BaiF CoA transferase family protein translates to MRPLDGLVVVSLEQAVAVPYATRLLADLGARVIKVERPDGGDFARHFDTACGSTSSYFAWTNVGKESIALDLKRPAGREVPARLVERADVVLCNLSPGAARRLGVDAETLRAARPDLVVGELSGYGEGGPYSTRKAYDALVQSETGLVALTGQGPVTARAGISVADISAGVQLHAAVLAALLHRQRTGEGCVLRLTLFEALAEWMHQPALYAQGTGTAPPRTGAHHPTIAPYGPYECGDGPVHLAVQNDGQWRRLCEVAGRPALADDPRFATIGLRVEHRAALDAELDFSAWRSSDLLDALDTADVPAALTRDVGRLTEHPQLTARDRVTSVSVPDGSVTLLRPPVDSTAWDWSPAPVPDLGEHTDRVLEWLGYDHARRRALQG
- a CDS encoding alpha/beta hydrolase; translated protein: MISRRTVLTTVGAGGLTAAAVLAAGPMPALDALWSVLGVAGPVPTPKRAVVKVDRVYSRYRGREVDLQTIVPPGVSARGLPMSILLHGLHGSARLAAVANLPEALVTATTRGIVPPFGFVSVDGGDNYWHENVPGDDPMAMLLEEVPVWLAERGFGPVFACTGVSMGGFGALLYGRRERERRESLGAIAAVSPGLITTWEEMAKRKAFADREQWVSLDPLRNLDKVGDAPTGIWIGDRDKFIEGTRRFIEAVKPVVGSITPGRHDDAFYRTITDDVVRFLGKRVPKRS